The following are from one region of the Acidimicrobiia bacterium genome:
- a CDS encoding HypC/HybG/HupF family hydrogenase formation chaperone has translation MCLAVPGRIVWIGDPSPASIPGRVDAAGVLREVDLVMVPDAEVGDHVIVHAGYAVRRAREVRPDDPFWLGPGGGGD, from the coding sequence ATGTGCCTCGCCGTACCAGGGAGGATCGTGTGGATCGGCGATCCGTCGCCCGCCTCTATACCGGGGAGGGTGGACGCAGCAGGCGTGCTGCGCGAGGTCGACCTCGTCATGGTTCCGGATGCCGAAGTTGGAGACCACGTCATCGTGCACGCCGGCTACGCCGTCAGGCGGGCCAGGGAAGTCCGACCCGACGATCCCTTCTGGCTGGGGCCGGGAGGCGGCGGCGACTGA
- a CDS encoding hydrogenase maturation protease — protein sequence MLIGLGNPFRSDDAAGLEVADRVRTIEAHRVMFGSYELIDLWEEADEVIIVDATRTGSPPGTVRQFDPLRAPLPLGTFTSTHAVGVAETIELARALRRLPASLVVYGIEAGDLTSGTALSPEVEEAVATVTREIDDA from the coding sequence ATGCTCATCGGCCTCGGCAACCCGTTCAGGAGTGACGACGCCGCTGGCCTCGAGGTCGCCGACCGGGTGCGCACGATCGAGGCGCACCGTGTCATGTTCGGGTCGTACGAGCTCATCGATCTCTGGGAGGAAGCCGACGAGGTCATCATCGTGGACGCCACCCGCACGGGCTCTCCGCCCGGGACCGTCCGTCAGTTCGATCCATTGCGCGCCCCTCTGCCTCTTGGGACGTTCACGTCCACCCATGCCGTCGGTGTCGCCGAGACGATCGAGCTCGCCAGAGCGCTGCGGCGCCTCCCCGCCAGCCTTGTCGTGTACGGGATCGAAGCCGGAGACCTGACCTCGGGAACGGCGCTGTCTCCCGAAGTCGAGGAAGCCGTCGCCACGGTCACGCGGGAGATCGACGATGCATGA
- a CDS encoding Ni/Fe hydrogenase subunit alpha, which produces MSTEREIAVDYLARVEGEGAMYLKLRGDEVLDLKFKIFEPPRFFEAFLRGRSFKEVPDITARICGICPVAYQMSSCAAMEDAAGVRVDGPIRALRRLLYCGEWIESHVLHLYFLHAPDFLGYESAVAMAHDHQAIVERGLRLKRLGNRIMTLLGGREIHPINVKVGGFYRTPTRRELAAMVPELEWALEAALATAEWVSAFSFPEFERDYEFVALRHEDEYAIHEGRVVSNRGLDIAVDEWPEHFEETHVAWSNALHAHIKERGAFHVGPMARYSLNSEQLTPVAKMAAETAGLGPVCRNPFRSIVVRAVETVLAVEEALRLIAEYEQPPSPSIAVDPRGAVGHGATEAPRGLLYHRYLVDDAGAITDAHIVPPTSQNQLSIEDDLKVYASGHAALGDDELRWQLEQAIRNYDPCISCATHFLDLTVDREP; this is translated from the coding sequence ATGAGCACTGAGCGCGAGATCGCGGTCGACTACCTCGCGCGAGTCGAGGGTGAAGGCGCCATGTATCTCAAACTTCGGGGCGACGAGGTGCTCGACCTGAAGTTCAAGATCTTCGAGCCGCCTCGGTTCTTCGAAGCCTTCCTCAGAGGCCGGTCGTTCAAGGAGGTGCCCGACATCACGGCCCGCATCTGCGGCATCTGCCCCGTCGCCTACCAGATGAGCTCGTGCGCCGCCATGGAGGACGCGGCGGGGGTCCGGGTCGATGGCCCGATCCGCGCCCTGCGACGGCTGCTCTATTGCGGGGAATGGATCGAGAGCCACGTCCTCCACCTCTACTTCCTGCATGCCCCGGACTTCCTCGGGTACGAGAGCGCGGTGGCGATGGCGCACGACCACCAGGCGATCGTCGAGCGAGGCCTTCGCCTGAAGCGGCTCGGGAACCGGATCATGACGCTCCTCGGTGGCAGGGAGATCCACCCGATCAACGTCAAGGTCGGCGGCTTCTATCGGACACCGACCCGCCGGGAGCTGGCCGCCATGGTTCCCGAGCTCGAGTGGGCTCTCGAGGCCGCCTTGGCAACCGCCGAGTGGGTCTCCGCCTTCTCGTTCCCCGAGTTCGAGCGGGACTACGAGTTCGTCGCACTCCGCCACGAGGACGAGTACGCCATACACGAAGGCCGCGTCGTCTCGAACCGCGGTCTCGACATCGCCGTCGACGAGTGGCCCGAGCACTTCGAGGAGACCCACGTCGCATGGTCGAACGCACTCCACGCCCACATCAAGGAGAGGGGCGCCTTTCACGTTGGACCGATGGCGAGGTACAGCCTGAACTCGGAGCAGCTCACGCCCGTCGCCAAGATGGCGGCGGAGACGGCCGGCCTCGGACCGGTCTGCAGGAACCCGTTCAGGAGCATCGTCGTTCGAGCCGTCGAGACGGTGCTGGCGGTGGAGGAAGCCCTGCGCCTCATCGCCGAGTACGAGCAGCCCCCTTCACCGTCGATCGCGGTCGACCCTCGTGGCGCTGTCGGTCATGGCGCCACGGAAGCGCCCCGGGGCCTGCTCTACCACCGCTACCTGGTCGACGACGCAGGCGCCATCACGGACGCCCACATCGTCCCGCCGACCTCGCAGAACCAGTTGAGCATCGAGGATGACCTCAAGGTGTACGCCTCGGGGCACGCCGCCCTCGGGGACGACGAGCTCCGCTGGCAGCTCGAGCAGGCGATCCGCAACTACGACCCGTGCATCTCGTGCGCCACCCACTTCCTCGACCTCACCGTCGACAGGGAGCCGTGA
- a CDS encoding oxidoreductase, giving the protein MTRRPKLAVWKFASCDGCQLTLLNCEDELLSIAGAIDIAYFPEATRGVVAGPYDLSLVEGSITTAHDASRIRQVREVSRTVVTIGACATAGGIQALKNWGNVDEFLSIVYASPEYIDTLETSTPIADHIDVDFELRGCPISKHQLVEVIDAFVAGRQPATPGHSVCVECKMRGTPCVMVTRGTPCLGPITHAGCGAICPAYDRGCYGCFGPATSPNVPSLTDRWTELGVIEHDLVLALRTFNAYAPEFKEASEAHEH; this is encoded by the coding sequence GTGACGAGGCGCCCCAAGCTCGCCGTCTGGAAGTTCGCCTCGTGCGACGGCTGCCAGCTCACCCTGCTCAACTGCGAGGACGAGCTGCTGTCGATCGCGGGTGCGATCGACATCGCCTACTTCCCCGAGGCGACGCGCGGGGTGGTGGCGGGACCGTACGACCTGTCCCTCGTCGAAGGGTCGATCACCACCGCACACGACGCCTCACGCATCCGCCAAGTGCGCGAGGTGTCTCGCACGGTGGTCACCATCGGGGCCTGCGCCACAGCGGGTGGCATCCAGGCCCTGAAGAACTGGGGCAACGTCGACGAGTTCCTCAGCATCGTGTACGCCAGCCCCGAATACATCGACACCCTGGAGACGTCGACCCCGATCGCCGACCACATCGACGTCGACTTCGAGCTGCGAGGCTGTCCGATCTCGAAGCACCAGCTCGTCGAAGTCATCGACGCCTTCGTCGCCGGCCGGCAGCCCGCCACCCCGGGCCACAGCGTGTGCGTCGAGTGCAAGATGCGAGGGACGCCGTGCGTGATGGTGACGAGGGGCACACCGTGTCTCGGCCCGATCACCCACGCAGGCTGCGGCGCCATCTGCCCGGCCTATGACCGCGGATGCTACGGATGCTTCGGACCGGCCACGTCCCCGAACGTGCCATCGCTCACCGACCGGTGGACCGAGCTCGGGGTCATCGAGCACGACCTCGTGCTCGCCCTCCGGACGTTCAATGCCTACGCCCCGGAGTTCAAGGAAGCGAGCGAGGCGCATGAGCACTGA
- a CDS encoding FAD/NAD(P)-binding protein — translation MTHSAQSTTPPLPAEAMLPSPYRVVASRHETADTVTIDLEPVGDRGAAFAPGQFAMVYVFGVGEVPISVSGGGGAGESLSHTVRAVGAVTRAICGLEAGDEVGIRGPYGTPWPLAEAHDKDVVVAAGGIGLAPLRPVVRRLLTDRSRYGTVSLIYGARSPRDLLFGSELQEWRSRFDAEIEVTVDRSDEGWFGDVGVVTGLLPRIAFDPANTLAMVCGPEIMMKVIARELKATGVRPEDVFISLERNMKCAVGFCGHCQYGPDFACRQGPVVPYRRVMERMRVVEL, via the coding sequence ATGACGCACAGTGCGCAATCGACGACCCCACCACTCCCCGCCGAGGCGATGCTCCCGAGCCCGTATCGAGTCGTCGCCTCCCGCCACGAGACGGCGGACACGGTGACGATCGACCTCGAGCCGGTAGGAGATCGAGGGGCGGCGTTCGCACCGGGTCAGTTCGCAATGGTCTACGTCTTCGGAGTGGGCGAGGTACCGATATCGGTGTCGGGCGGCGGCGGCGCCGGGGAGTCGCTGTCACACACAGTCCGAGCGGTCGGGGCGGTGACCAGGGCGATCTGCGGCCTCGAGGCCGGCGATGAGGTCGGCATACGCGGACCGTACGGGACCCCATGGCCGCTCGCCGAGGCCCACGACAAAGACGTCGTCGTCGCAGCCGGAGGCATAGGCCTCGCCCCCCTGCGGCCCGTGGTGCGCCGCCTCCTGACCGACCGCAGCCGCTATGGAACCGTCTCCCTGATCTATGGCGCCAGATCGCCCCGCGACCTCCTGTTCGGCTCCGAGCTCCAGGAGTGGAGGAGCCGCTTCGACGCAGAGATCGAGGTGACCGTCGATCGGTCCGACGAAGGATGGTTCGGCGACGTCGGCGTCGTGACCGGCCTGCTTCCGAGGATCGCCTTCGACCCGGCGAACACCCTTGCCATGGTGTGCGGGCCGGAGATCATGATGAAGGTCATCGCCCGGGAGCTCAAGGCGACCGGGGTGCGCCCTGAGGACGTGTTCATCAGCCTCGAACGGAACATGAAGTGCGCCGTCGGGTTCTGCGGCCACTGCCAGTACGGACCCGACTTCGCCTGCCGGCAGGGTCCCGTGGTCCCGTACAGGCGCGTGATGGAGCGGATGCGGGTGGTCGAGCTGTGA
- a CDS encoding cyclic nucleotide-binding domain-containing protein produces the protein MSEGRRRAGADLLSRLGANDAAFMESVSRRVRFRVGDVLFEEAADAETFYVIDQGKVGLELTSPGRPPIVIQTLGDGDLVGISWLFPPQRWNWRAKALTDTTATSFDAAAVRLACDRDSALARQVLEVIAREAVGRLQSTRLQLLDLYGESR, from the coding sequence ATGAGCGAAGGACGAAGGCGAGCGGGAGCCGACCTCCTGTCCCGACTCGGGGCGAACGATGCTGCGTTCATGGAGTCGGTGAGCCGCCGAGTCCGCTTCAGAGTCGGCGACGTGCTGTTCGAAGAGGCGGCAGACGCCGAGACGTTCTACGTCATCGACCAGGGCAAGGTCGGGTTGGAGCTGACGAGCCCCGGTAGGCCGCCCATCGTCATCCAGACCCTGGGCGACGGCGACCTGGTCGGGATCAGCTGGCTGTTCCCGCCACAGCGGTGGAACTGGCGCGCCAAGGCGCTGACCGACACGACCGCGACGTCGTTCGACGCGGCCGCCGTTCGGCTCGCTTGCGATCGCGACAGCGCCCTTGCGCGGCAGGTTCTCGAGGTGATCGCCAGGGAGGCCGTCGGCCGCCTCCAGAGCACGAGGCTGCAACTCCTGGACCTCTACGGGGAGTCGAGATGA